In Candidatus Binataceae bacterium, the following proteins share a genomic window:
- the rapZ gene encoding RNase adapter RapZ translates to MNLSEPSAQSQTRLVIVTGLSGSGRGTAMHVLEDLGFYCVDNLPVALAPSVVDLAAHGDTELKKIALGIDSRERLFFPEWPRFFAELEKAGIHPEVIFLDASDEVVARRYSETRRPHPMAESGETVAESIRRERLKLAEIRERANRVIDTSTLTVHELREVVTAAVLGTATGNSMTISLLSFGYKYGMPVGMDLVLDVRFIPNPFFVPELRALTGVDDAVRDYVMKQPETGRFIEELSRMLDFLIPLYRREGKSYLTIGLGCTGGRHRSPVLAHEMAEKLQRAGLEVIVRDHDIAK, encoded by the coding sequence ATGAACTTGTCGGAGCCCAGCGCGCAATCGCAGACTCGCCTCGTAATCGTTACCGGCTTATCAGGGTCCGGGCGCGGCACGGCGATGCACGTGCTCGAGGATCTCGGCTTTTACTGCGTTGACAATCTGCCGGTCGCGCTCGCGCCAAGTGTCGTCGACCTCGCGGCACATGGTGATACGGAACTGAAGAAAATCGCGCTCGGAATCGACTCGCGCGAAAGATTATTCTTTCCCGAATGGCCGCGATTCTTCGCCGAGCTGGAGAAAGCCGGCATCCACCCCGAAGTAATTTTCCTCGACGCCTCCGACGAGGTGGTGGCGCGCCGCTACTCCGAGACTCGCCGGCCGCATCCGATGGCCGAAAGCGGCGAGACCGTCGCCGAAAGTATCCGGCGCGAGCGGCTCAAGCTGGCCGAGATTCGCGAGCGCGCCAACCGCGTAATCGATACCTCGACGCTCACCGTGCACGAGCTGCGCGAAGTCGTGACTGCGGCGGTGCTCGGTACCGCGACCGGCAACTCGATGACGATCTCGCTCCTCTCGTTCGGCTACAAATACGGGATGCCGGTTGGGATGGACCTCGTGCTCGACGTGCGTTTCATCCCGAATCCGTTCTTCGTACCGGAGCTGCGCGCGCTCACCGGCGTTGACGACGCTGTGCGCGATTATGTGATGAAGCAGCCGGAGACCGGACGTTTTATCGAAGAGCTCTCAAGGATGCTCGACTTCCTGATCCCGCTCTACCGTCGCGAGGGTAAGAGCTATCTCACAATCGGCTTGGGATGCACTGGCGGACGGCATCGCTCGCCGGTGCTCGCCCACGAGATGGCCGAAAAGCTTCAGCGCGCCGGACTCGAAGTGATCGTTCGCGACCACGACATCGCAAAGTGA
- a CDS encoding TVP38/TMEM64 family protein has product MAAVTPIGKPRRAPKRGNSPVVNYIKIAIIVVLVGGSIWLLMKHAEWFENPALVKTEVVQWGAWGPLVYMLLYAVGPSFLVPGAVMTIAGGLAFGTTWGSVYSLIGADVGAIVAFGAGRFLGRSFVQSIVGERFESMLKRIARNGFPIILYLRMVPVIPYNALNLLAGASPITFHDYFWASMIGMIPGTILFAFLGDALWHPMSPKFFLALLLIAFSVGCGELYRRYSKVKLDG; this is encoded by the coding sequence ATGGCCGCCGTAACTCCCATCGGTAAACCCAGGCGCGCGCCCAAGCGCGGCAACTCGCCCGTCGTCAATTACATCAAGATTGCGATCATCGTGGTTTTGGTCGGCGGCTCGATTTGGCTGCTGATGAAGCATGCCGAATGGTTCGAGAATCCGGCGCTGGTCAAAACCGAGGTCGTGCAGTGGGGCGCATGGGGCCCGCTGGTATACATGCTGCTCTACGCCGTCGGGCCGTCGTTCCTCGTGCCTGGAGCAGTGATGACGATCGCCGGCGGGCTCGCTTTCGGCACGACCTGGGGCTCGGTGTACTCGCTGATCGGCGCCGATGTGGGCGCGATCGTCGCGTTCGGCGCGGGGCGATTCCTCGGCAGATCGTTCGTCCAGAGCATCGTGGGCGAGCGCTTCGAGTCGATGCTCAAGCGAATCGCGCGCAACGGCTTTCCCATTATCCTCTACCTGCGCATGGTGCCGGTGATTCCATATAATGCGCTGAACCTGCTCGCGGGCGCGTCGCCGATCACATTCCATGACTATTTCTGGGCCAGCATGATCGGCATGATCCCGGGCACGATCCTGTTCGCCTTCCTCGGCGACGCGCTGTGGCATCCGATGTCGCCGAAGTTCTTCCTCGCCCTGCTCCTGATCGCTTTCTCCGTAGGCTGCGGCGAACTCTACCGCCGTTACTCAAAGGTCAAGCTGGACGGCTGA
- the raiA gene encoding ribosome-associated translation inhibitor RaiA: MSYKAAKGKATRKAARSAKATVRKAGTAQTVVTVTFRHVEPTDAIRLYAERKLAHVSKLLKRPCEVHVILTVDKYRQHGEVTLKSGRLSVTAEEETKDLYSVIDLLTDKVSRQLKKTIGKRNTRHTRALSTGEVATAAEEQ; encoded by the coding sequence ATGAGTTATAAGGCGGCAAAGGGTAAGGCGACTCGCAAGGCGGCGCGCTCGGCCAAAGCAACCGTGCGCAAAGCCGGCACCGCGCAGACCGTGGTCACGGTGACATTTCGTCACGTCGAACCGACCGACGCGATCCGCCTCTACGCCGAGCGCAAGCTGGCGCACGTCAGCAAGCTGCTCAAGCGGCCATGCGAGGTCCACGTCATTCTCACCGTCGATAAGTATCGGCAACACGGCGAGGTGACGCTGAAATCCGGCCGCCTGTCGGTCACCGCCGAAGAGGAAACCAAGGACCTTTATTCGGTGATCGATTTGCTCACCGACAAGGTCAGCCGCCAATTGAAGAAGACCATCGGCAAACGCAACACGCGCCATACGCGCGCACTCTCCACCGGAGAGGTCGCGACGGCCGCCGAGGAGCAATAG
- a CDS encoding PTS sugar transporter subunit IIA, protein MKITDILSRDLILPNLEASTKAEVLQELAKALASKHPEIRLDDLTAVLGERERLGSTAIGDGIAIPHGKLRGVTRIIGAFGRHREGVDFESLDGNPSQLFFVLVAPEDSASLHLKALARVSRLLKDNGFRDKLLSAAAEDDLFRLIKDEDAKY, encoded by the coding sequence ATGAAGATTACTGACATCCTGAGCCGCGACCTGATCCTGCCCAATCTCGAAGCTTCCACCAAAGCCGAGGTGCTCCAGGAACTCGCAAAGGCGCTGGCATCAAAGCACCCTGAAATCCGGCTCGACGATTTGACCGCCGTGCTCGGCGAGCGCGAGCGTTTGGGCTCGACCGCAATTGGCGATGGCATCGCGATACCGCACGGCAAGCTGCGCGGCGTGACGCGCATCATCGGCGCTTTCGGCCGTCATCGCGAGGGCGTCGACTTCGAGTCACTCGACGGCAACCCTTCCCAGCTGTTCTTCGTGCTGGTGGCGCCCGAGGACTCCGCGAGCCTGCATCTGAAGGCGCTTGCTCGCGTCTCGCGGCTGCTCAAGGACAACGGCTTCCGCGACAAGCTGCTCAGCGCCGCGGCCGAAGACGATTTGTTCCGTCTCATCAAGGACGAAGACGCCAAGTACTAA
- a CDS encoding SDR family NAD(P)-dependent oxidoreductase, translating to MNELANKIAIITGGGYGIGKQIALIYGKAGASVVLAARSVDKMKETAAEVEKAGGKAIWVACDVSKEADCQKMADETVKAFGRIDILVNNAGISGPTKRITEMSLAEWQETIDIDLTGTWLATRAVLPVMDKQRGGNILNISSGAGRRGYPMRSPYAAAKWAMIGLTQTVAAEWGARGIRCNCICPGAIEGERIERVMRARADALKQPYEQVRAGFLSTTALQRMATEDEVARVALFLVSPLADGMTGQTLNVDCGSIMT from the coding sequence ATGAACGAACTGGCGAACAAAATCGCGATTATTACTGGCGGTGGCTACGGAATCGGCAAGCAGATCGCGCTCATCTACGGCAAGGCGGGCGCGAGCGTCGTCCTCGCCGCGCGCTCCGTCGATAAGATGAAGGAGACGGCGGCCGAGGTCGAGAAGGCCGGTGGCAAGGCGATTTGGGTCGCGTGCGACGTTTCCAAGGAAGCCGACTGCCAGAAGATGGCCGACGAAACCGTCAAAGCGTTCGGTCGCATCGACATCCTGGTCAACAATGCCGGCATCTCCGGCCCGACCAAGCGCATCACGGAAATGTCGCTGGCGGAGTGGCAGGAGACGATCGATATCGACCTCACCGGCACGTGGCTCGCGACGCGCGCCGTGCTGCCCGTGATGGACAAGCAGCGCGGCGGCAATATTCTCAATATCTCTTCGGGCGCGGGACGGCGCGGCTATCCGATGCGCTCGCCGTATGCGGCGGCGAAGTGGGCGATGATCGGGCTTACGCAAACGGTCGCGGCTGAATGGGGCGCGCGCGGCATCCGATGCAACTGCATCTGCCCGGGCGCGATCGAAGGCGAACGTATCGAGCGCGTGATGCGTGCCCGCGCCGACGCGCTCAAGCAACCCTACGAGCAGGTGCGCGCTGGATTTCTCTCGACCACCGCGCTGCAACGGATGGCGACCGAGGACGAAGTCGCGCGCGTCGCGCTCTTCCTCGTATCGCCGCTCGCCGATGGAATGACGGGTCAGACGCTCAATGTCGATTGCGGCAGTATCATGACCTGA